In Saccharicrinis fermentans DSM 9555 = JCM 21142, a genomic segment contains:
- a CDS encoding T9SS type A sorting domain-containing protein has translation MRKIYAVLFGMLLFASVTKAQVTTIWSDDFETDKGWILSGEFERGTPDGGGGDHGNDNPTSAYSGSYVLGTNLDGGYADDLNEREYAAVSPVIDCSGKQNVMLNFQRWLNVESSDYDFAYIDVYDGSSWQNIWTNETSTLTESSWSAQSIDISAYADGNSGLQVRFALGSTDYGWNYSGWNIDDIEIAGEIATSISNVFTSSGTFTVPNGVTSITVECWGAGGAGGGSTSNKKGGSGGGGGGYTTSDLVVTPGEVISYTVGVGGVASTGNGGDGGSTSFKSLIADGGTGGGRNKGTVGIGGAGSGGTTNVTGDSGTQGGNTGGAGGAGANGGDGGVGNVKNTNGNDGSSPGGGGSGGEATNRNSFAGGNGADGQINISYDLPLEVVKTTYYSYRSGNWSDISTWTHDPGGTTQTATDIPGDDARVVILNGRTVTMDVDVSQSNLNLVINDGGFLDMSSHVFTNTLTELSGKGTLKLASVHFPDATTNYLVEADGGIVEYDNSSDFDLPVAQTSYNHLVINGAAIATQKHDLNIYGDLHIKQGTYRINDGSANRYALTIDGNVTVDSGAALTVGTGKTTSNDTSGGTAPFTDYYANNTHTIVVNGDFTNNGSVRLTNQNYPVYNAFPDNGAATVYFKGTTDNTLLCNGTTDFYNLVLDKGVDKTFKLTVYASAYDHFRLFGRNNLGKEGSGSNPNLRKALWVRTGTLELTGLTIIPSLTEGGEDFIVPANGAFLMNGTDVIVLSTANNYAEVNAAYGLSESSGNIHGVYVGGNQAFSIYGKLQVDKGYLSSRRSGGFITWSESSGEFIINGGHVDARQIRSSTADALSSFSQTGGLLTLRGRLSLEENPSTPAEISGAALSGSSYTSDISNSYGTFSMFLPASVFAMSGGEIEILDVSGSNGYAFDVASAAKNINVTGGTIRFKPQGSSNEVFKIRSTAPFYNMVIENEGSGSPSVQLVAYSSGGTDIEGDRIVLNDLSLSSGSFNANGYDVTVGGDFSLADGTSYTTGDNSTIFNGTEEQKLTVEWSSALSLHKWVVNKSASRLLLDGSQTIIDVADSLIIYDGELNDNSKTIQVAGNIYNAGVHSGDGLLLMSGSSITGNGSGQFQNLQLDRNGEISLDANIIVNGTLTFAKDYVLNIETNNISFAADASIVGSSSSRYIKTAGNAGDGGVTFSYSAITEKTFPLGVDAYTPATIGFTSAPSTYGDITVVPVNYEHPTTTSDDEALDYFWRISSTGFTGVNGKVSHEFHYDQSDVAANESAYLPARYDAASYAWNKGTTADVVETNTINDWFLPSMSADYIDGDYTAGLNSAFGTPKKYYSRQSGYWYQSSTWSTSSHTGGAASSIPGSGDIVIIGNGHTVSLLRWDTSADRSPQYCASLQIETGAVLDATYNPSSDFGMVISHPSGNGKFRVSVNDNSQSIFEFPNGDFSDFNANLGTTELYTNNATAGTTYWLPDGVEEYGNLMLSPLGGSNIIFPNQDVTILGDLTADGQSSESWYCPTWNSNYPNGFANRTRQAKTITIKGDFNLVGGALIYYGNNSLAQDFVIEGDLVVAEDAGITVYSNANNQSIAIGGDLINNSRSSGGGANAYRGCDFEDIPLTFFGDTNAKITQSDGVSYTTYTNVESITVNKGSSQATSLTMDIAGTVSYESTEWLSLVNGTFIYNRDADVTVNTNNSFTIPGTAGLTIDSNNDFNLCQGNDDDYDVYLNGKLTLVDGSLNIGNSSNNRNNDIEYSGGGLSEIDVQGGNLYVNGQIRRNPASSAGILKYSQSGGDVTINGRSALASNAKLEILNVGSEFNMTDGTLTIMRGGGTSYGDLYLRPEKYNVTGGEIIFDNSGVGAQNYLLDANISLNDLTIDGSGDDASVKLMLSPLILDGDLTLANAYSILDANATYNVALTVNGDFENSGVYNYYENTTTLNGVTQYITGSSDIEFYDLVIDPLTKVALSKDITVYHDLNLNSGTLDVGAHSIYVKGDVINNATYSSTGNGLVLDGSVSQEISGTGTFARLELKNTSGATTANDISLQGELALTKGVLNIGSYSLSLGETASISGIFSENTMITTNGVYSNKGVQKVMPAGSSSFTFPVGVSGKYTPAVLNFTASSNVSTVKVHPVNSKHPANIDDANVLEYYWAVESVGLVGASGSLVLNYKDEDVQGDDANYYAERLLVPGTAWSESNSVDETANQITFTLSGDDISGEYTAGLDAAFPDNIPQYTSTMNGDWSDPTSWTQTGGDAYTLSGAPNGFIVYIQHDITLDENFVQANKVIIESEGTLKIDNTTYGHILNNVSGSGTIYLEDGQLPEGNFDEFLSCSNTSTLEFGGSGDYGIIADLFNNAANLVFSGTGSRILPNADLTVCKQLLIDGPVLDNSLYNRALYINGSFERVAGSFISGSGSSAIVSFIGSTEQNLGGFSGADNMLNNLEIDNSAGLRLNDDVEVAGTLILTNGVIHTSSENSLTLTNTVGVGVTPSAGTANSYVNGPLRKWMNQSDSFTFPISSDGELGNKLTITAVRTGTKLWTAEYKRPNGTYEDYAFPLTAINAHEYWNLSTPGGGEAKIQLGWDSGSDITPVMTEHGLTDIRVVNYDASSWQEIASSASGADAAGIVITNSRVYVNESGSDFTTATVNTNKPKVRFNPDEAVCDLSTGIKVEMTSTVPTAADYELSYTINNGATQTVTVSSFPYYLPTPTIGVYALTGFKYDNKVREGVVDVTEFEVFETPTAALAGDDQSHQGLSQTTLEANTPVVGYGQWSIVSGTGGSLVDPTDPMTVFNGTNGSSYLLRWTITNGDCQSVDEVAIAFPILPPHQWQGAISDDWFTAGNWTDGVVPDGVADITIANAGNEPVIRSGAIAYVNNLTIEADASLTLEPGARMTINGDLITNDQLTVKNTVDAPVSLIVNGTVSGESNYEWDGMTKLGWWYIAHPVSGVTESDYDNSYGVGRYAMNRYSKDSWFRVAGYVSSDDIYDFSSDPDPDAQLEGYDLYPAEDVPLKYAGVLNNEDYSRTYTKAQWWLVANPYPSYIDVEDAGFDMGNFRKTVYIRKSDNSVSAYNVLNGVGINEGSRYISPGQSVWMRTHSATDYVNISTTTRVHETGGYGLKSGSEEGNDRVRLQLQSDYGTDETVVIFNENGSEFFTAYDSEKLFNSGNIANIYSNKDGKEIAINSLPELESGMVIPLSYKVEEDGLSDFTIRATNLNSFIPEVDVYLEDKVEGLSVNLRETPEYTFMPLTTSASDRFELRFVESVSTGIESAEAEILQSNVTIYAVNQKAYVKVSEELLMANDRVIEVYNLSGQLKAQHELNSTKTVFDLPDSKTMYIIKVSIDQSSYQEKVIAF, from the coding sequence ATGAGAAAAATATACGCTGTTTTATTTGGGATGTTGTTGTTTGCAAGTGTAACTAAAGCGCAGGTAACAACTATTTGGTCTGATGATTTTGAAACCGATAAAGGGTGGATTTTATCCGGAGAATTTGAGAGAGGAACGCCTGACGGAGGGGGAGGAGATCATGGAAATGATAATCCAACTTCGGCTTATAGTGGAAGTTATGTGTTAGGTACAAATTTAGATGGGGGGTATGCAGATGATTTAAATGAACGTGAATATGCAGCTGTATCTCCGGTAATTGACTGTAGTGGAAAACAAAATGTGATGCTTAATTTTCAACGTTGGTTAAATGTTGAGTCAAGTGATTATGATTTTGCTTATATCGATGTGTATGATGGTTCATCCTGGCAGAATATTTGGACCAATGAAACGTCGACATTGACTGAGAGTTCTTGGTCGGCACAATCTATAGATATTTCTGCTTATGCTGATGGCAATAGCGGATTGCAAGTTCGTTTTGCATTGGGGTCTACAGATTATGGTTGGAATTACTCTGGTTGGAATATTGACGATATTGAGATAGCAGGTGAAATTGCAACATCAATTTCAAATGTTTTTACCAGTTCAGGTACTTTTACTGTTCCCAATGGAGTTACATCCATTACTGTAGAGTGTTGGGGAGCCGGAGGTGCAGGAGGAGGTTCTACATCTAATAAGAAAGGAGGATCCGGAGGTGGAGGCGGAGGTTATACTACGTCGGATCTTGTTGTAACCCCGGGTGAAGTTATTTCTTATACAGTAGGTGTTGGCGGTGTGGCAAGTACCGGAAATGGTGGTGATGGTGGCTCAACTAGCTTTAAAAGTTTAATAGCTGATGGAGGAACTGGTGGAGGACGTAATAAAGGAACGGTAGGAATTGGAGGTGCTGGTTCAGGAGGGACAACCAATGTAACCGGAGATTCTGGAACTCAAGGAGGAAATACTGGAGGAGCAGGAGGGGCAGGAGCTAATGGTGGTGACGGTGGTGTTGGAAATGTAAAAAATACAAACGGTAATGACGGTAGTTCTCCTGGAGGAGGAGGAAGTGGTGGTGAAGCAACTAATAGGAATTCCTTTGCCGGAGGTAATGGAGCCGATGGACAAATTAATATAAGTTATGACCTTCCATTGGAAGTAGTTAAAACAACCTATTATTCGTATCGTTCCGGTAACTGGAGTGATATATCAACATGGACCCATGATCCGGGTGGTACAACGCAAACGGCGACTGATATACCCGGTGATGATGCCAGAGTGGTAATATTAAATGGTAGAACAGTTACCATGGATGTTGATGTGAGTCAGTCAAACTTGAACTTGGTTATCAATGATGGTGGTTTTTTAGATATGTCAAGCCATGTCTTTACCAATACCTTAACTGAGTTAAGTGGAAAAGGTACCTTAAAGTTGGCCTCGGTTCACTTTCCAGATGCTACCACTAATTATCTGGTAGAAGCCGATGGAGGTATTGTGGAATATGACAATTCCTCAGACTTTGATTTGCCAGTGGCACAAACCAGTTACAATCATCTTGTAATAAATGGAGCAGCCATTGCCACACAAAAACATGATTTAAATATTTATGGTGACTTACACATAAAGCAAGGTACATATCGTATCAACGATGGATCAGCTAATCGTTATGCCTTAACCATTGATGGTAATGTAACGGTGGATAGTGGAGCTGCTTTGACGGTAGGGACTGGTAAAACAACGTCCAATGATACCAGTGGAGGTACTGCTCCGTTTACAGATTATTATGCCAATAATACCCATACGATTGTTGTTAATGGTGATTTTACCAATAATGGTAGTGTTAGACTGACCAATCAAAATTATCCAGTATATAATGCATTTCCAGACAATGGAGCTGCCACCGTTTATTTTAAAGGAACGACCGATAATACGCTGCTGTGTAACGGAACGACCGATTTTTATAATTTGGTATTGGATAAGGGTGTTGATAAAACATTTAAATTAACGGTTTATGCATCAGCATATGATCATTTTCGTTTGTTTGGACGAAATAATTTAGGTAAAGAAGGTTCTGGATCTAATCCTAACTTACGTAAGGCACTTTGGGTACGCACCGGAACCCTTGAATTAACAGGTTTAACGATTATCCCGTCTCTAACAGAGGGAGGAGAAGATTTTATCGTTCCTGCTAATGGTGCTTTTTTAATGAATGGTACGGATGTGATTGTGTTATCTACGGCCAATAATTATGCAGAGGTAAATGCAGCTTATGGCTTAAGTGAATCCTCGGGAAATATACATGGCGTTTATGTTGGTGGTAATCAGGCTTTCTCCATCTATGGAAAGCTTCAGGTGGATAAAGGTTATTTGTCCAGTAGACGTTCTGGTGGTTTTATTACTTGGTCCGAATCATCTGGTGAGTTTATTATCAATGGAGGTCATGTAGATGCGCGTCAGATCAGATCCAGTACAGCAGATGCTTTGTCTTCTTTTAGTCAAACGGGAGGTTTGCTTACCTTAAGGGGTAGATTGTCCTTAGAGGAGAATCCTTCGACGCCTGCAGAAATTAGCGGTGCTGCTTTGTCTGGTAGTAGTTATACTTCCGATATTTCTAACTCCTATGGTACTTTTAGTATGTTTTTACCAGCCAGTGTATTTGCTATGTCTGGTGGTGAAATTGAAATATTGGATGTGAGCGGTTCTAATGGATATGCATTTGATGTGGCATCAGCCGCTAAGAATATTAATGTTACCGGAGGTACCATACGTTTTAAACCACAAGGAAGTAGCAACGAAGTATTTAAAATTCGGTCTACCGCTCCGTTTTATAATATGGTGATTGAGAATGAAGGCAGCGGTTCGCCAAGTGTTCAGTTGGTAGCTTATAGTAGTGGTGGAACTGATATCGAAGGAGATAGAATCGTATTGAATGATCTGAGTTTAAGTAGTGGAAGCTTTAATGCCAATGGGTATGATGTTACGGTAGGCGGTGATTTTTCCTTGGCAGATGGAACTTCTTATACTACAGGTGATAATAGTACCATATTTAATGGTACGGAGGAGCAAAAATTAACGGTTGAATGGTCTTCGGCTTTAAGCTTGCATAAATGGGTAGTGAATAAGTCTGCCAGTCGATTATTATTGGATGGTTCACAAACTATTATTGATGTAGCAGATTCCTTGATTATTTATGATGGTGAATTAAATGATAATAGCAAGACTATTCAGGTGGCTGGTAATATATATAATGCTGGTGTGCATTCTGGAGATGGTCTATTGCTGATGTCCGGTTCTTCTATAACAGGTAACGGTTCTGGACAGTTTCAAAACTTACAACTTGATAGGAATGGAGAAATTTCGCTAGATGCCAATATTATTGTGAATGGTACTCTTACTTTTGCAAAAGATTATGTGCTAAACATAGAAACCAATAATATTAGTTTTGCGGCGGATGCAAGTATTGTAGGAAGTTCTTCTTCCCGTTATATCAAAACAGCAGGTAATGCGGGTGATGGTGGTGTAACCTTTTCTTATAGCGCCATAACAGAGAAAACATTTCCATTGGGGGTAGATGCTTATACACCCGCTACCATTGGCTTTACTTCGGCACCTTCTACTTATGGTGATATTACCGTTGTACCTGTTAACTATGAGCATCCAACAACGACGAGTGATGATGAGGCATTGGATTACTTTTGGCGTATTTCGTCTACGGGATTTACTGGGGTGAACGGAAAGGTTTCTCATGAGTTTCATTATGATCAGTCAGATGTAGCAGCTAATGAGTCTGCCTATTTACCGGCTCGTTATGACGCGGCTTCTTATGCCTGGAACAAAGGAACTACCGCAGATGTTGTGGAAACAAATACGATCAATGATTGGTTTTTACCGAGTATGAGTGCAGATTATATTGATGGTGATTATACGGCAGGTTTAAATTCTGCTTTCGGAACTCCTAAAAAATATTATAGTAGGCAGTCTGGTTACTGGTATCAAAGTTCTACATGGTCTACCAGCAGTCATACTGGTGGAGCAGCTTCCAGTATTCCCGGATCAGGAGATATTGTGATTATTGGTAACGGGCATACTGTATCATTACTACGTTGGGATACCTCTGCCGATAGGAGTCCTCAGTATTGTGCTAGCCTGCAGATTGAAACGGGGGCTGTTTTGGATGCCACTTATAATCCGTCCAGTGATTTTGGGATGGTGATTTCACACCCCTCGGGCAACGGTAAATTTAGGGTGTCGGTGAATGATAACTCACAAAGTATATTTGAGTTCCCTAATGGTGATTTCTCGGACTTTAATGCCAATCTGGGTACAACTGAGTTATATACCAATAATGCTACAGCTGGCACCACTTATTGGTTGCCAGATGGAGTGGAAGAATATGGTAATTTAATGTTAAGTCCATTGGGTGGATCAAATATTATTTTCCCAAATCAGGACGTAACGATTTTAGGTGATTTAACTGCCGATGGACAAAGTTCTGAGTCATGGTATTGTCCTACATGGAATAGTAATTACCCGAATGGTTTCGCAAATAGAACACGTCAGGCTAAAACGATTACCATCAAAGGTGATTTTAATCTTGTTGGTGGAGCCCTGATTTATTATGGAAATAATAGTCTGGCCCAGGATTTTGTGATTGAAGGAGATCTTGTGGTGGCCGAGGATGCTGGTATTACGGTGTATAGTAATGCCAATAATCAGAGCATTGCTATTGGAGGTGATTTAATCAATAATTCTCGATCTTCTGGAGGAGGTGCAAATGCATACAGGGGATGCGATTTTGAGGACATTCCATTGACCTTTTTTGGTGATACAAATGCCAAAATAACGCAATCGGATGGTGTGTCTTACACTACTTATACTAATGTAGAGTCTATTACGGTGAATAAGGGTAGCTCTCAAGCTACCTCACTGACTATGGATATAGCTGGTACAGTTTCTTATGAATCTACTGAATGGCTAAGTTTGGTGAATGGTACTTTTATCTATAATAGAGATGCGGATGTCACCGTCAATACCAACAATAGCTTTACCATCCCTGGAACTGCGGGTTTAACCATTGATAGTAATAATGATTTTAATTTATGTCAAGGAAATGATGATGATTATGATGTGTATTTGAATGGTAAGCTAACGCTTGTGGATGGATCTCTCAATATAGGGAATTCATCCAATAATCGAAATAACGATATTGAATATTCCGGAGGAGGACTTTCTGAAATAGATGTACAGGGAGGGAATTTGTATGTGAACGGTCAGATACGACGTAATCCGGCCTCTTCCGCAGGTATATTAAAATATAGTCAAAGTGGTGGTGATGTGACCATTAATGGTAGAAGTGCTTTAGCGAGCAATGCCAAGCTTGAAATATTGAATGTAGGAAGTGAATTTAATATGACAGATGGTACATTGACTATTATGCGAGGTGGAGGTACCAGCTATGGTGATTTATATCTACGACCTGAGAAATATAACGTAACAGGAGGTGAAATTATTTTTGATAACTCTGGGGTCGGCGCACAAAATTATCTTTTGGATGCTAATATTTCGTTGAATGACTTGACCATTGATGGTAGTGGAGATGATGCCAGTGTGAAATTGATGCTGAGTCCATTAATCTTAGATGGTGATTTAACATTAGCTAATGCCTATAGTATTTTGGATGCCAATGCAACTTATAATGTGGCCTTAACGGTGAATGGTGATTTTGAGAATTCGGGTGTGTATAATTACTACGAAAATACAACCACATTAAATGGTGTAACACAGTATATTACAGGCTCTTCGGATATTGAATTTTATGATTTGGTGATTGACCCTTTAACAAAAGTAGCTTTAAGTAAGGATATTACTGTATATCACGATCTTAATTTAAATAGCGGAACCTTAGATGTGGGGGCGCATTCTATTTATGTGAAAGGCGATGTAATCAATAACGCCACTTATTCCTCTACAGGAAATGGGCTTGTGTTAGATGGCTCTGTGAGTCAGGAGATTTCCGGTACAGGAACTTTCGCCAGATTGGAGCTTAAAAATACTTCAGGAGCTACTACAGCAAATGATATTTCATTACAAGGTGAACTAGCGTTGACAAAAGGTGTGTTAAATATTGGTAGTTACTCGCTTTCTCTGGGAGAAACTGCATCTATATCAGGAATATTTAGTGAGAATACTATGATTACCACCAACGGGGTTTATAGTAATAAGGGGGTTCAAAAGGTAATGCCTGCCGGATCATCTTCCTTTACTTTTCCTGTTGGAGTATCCGGAAAATATACACCTGCGGTGTTAAATTTTACGGCCAGTAGCAATGTGTCTACAGTGAAGGTTCACCCGGTTAATTCAAAGCATCCGGCTAATATTGATGATGCCAATGTGTTGGAATATTATTGGGCAGTGGAGAGTGTTGGTTTGGTGGGAGCCAGTGGTTCTTTGGTGTTGAATTATAAGGATGAGGATGTTCAGGGGGATGATGCCAATTACTACGCAGAACGTTTGTTGGTTCCTGGTACTGCTTGGTCCGAAAGTAACTCAGTGGATGAGACAGCGAACCAGATTACCTTTACCCTGTCGGGTGATGATATTAGTGGCGAGTACACCGCTGGTTTAGATGCTGCTTTCCCCGATAATATACCTCAATATACCAGTACGATGAATGGCGACTGGTCTGATCCGACTAGTTGGACACAAACCGGTGGCGATGCCTATACCTTAAGTGGTGCACCCAATGGTTTTATTGTGTATATTCAACATGATATTACTTTGGATGAGAATTTTGTTCAGGCGAATAAGGTCATCATAGAATCAGAAGGTACCTTGAAAATTGATAATACTACCTATGGACATATTTTAAATAATGTATCAGGATCAGGTACAATCTATCTGGAAGATGGACAATTGCCAGAGGGAAATTTCGATGAATTTTTGAGTTGTAGTAATACTTCTACCTTAGAATTCGGTGGTTCAGGTGATTATGGTATTATTGCCGATTTGTTTAATAATGCTGCGAATTTAGTATTCTCAGGTACAGGAAGTAGAATATTACCCAATGCAGACTTAACGGTTTGTAAACAGTTATTGATAGATGGGCCTGTTTTGGATAATAGTTTGTATAATAGGGCTTTATATATTAATGGAAGCTTTGAAAGAGTCGCTGGTAGTTTTATTAGTGGAAGTGGATCTTCAGCCATCGTATCTTTTATTGGTTCTACTGAACAAAATTTAGGCGGTTTTAGTGGGGCAGACAATATGTTGAATAACCTTGAGATAGATAATAGTGCTGGATTAAGGCTAAATGATGACGTGGAAGTGGCAGGTACTTTGATTTTAACCAATGGAGTAATTCATACTTCGTCAGAGAACAGCTTGACCCTTACCAACACTGTAGGTGTGGGTGTTACACCGTCGGCCGGTACAGCCAACTCTTATGTGAATGGCCCATTGCGTAAGTGGATGAATCAGAGTGATTCATTTACCTTTCCTATTAGCTCAGATGGTGAGTTGGGAAATAAGCTGACAATAACTGCGGTTCGGACAGGAACCAAATTGTGGACGGCTGAATATAAACGACCTAATGGTACTTATGAGGATTATGCTTTTCCATTAACTGCTATCAATGCCCATGAGTATTGGAATCTATCTACTCCGGGTGGAGGTGAGGCGAAAATCCAACTGGGATGGGATTCTGGAAGTGATATTACGCCTGTGATGACTGAACATGGTCTTACGGATATTAGAGTGGTGAATTATGATGCGAGTAGCTGGCAGGAAATAGCATCCAGCGCTAGTGGAGCTGATGCAGCAGGTATCGTGATTACCAATAGTAGGGTGTATGTGAATGAGTCTGGTAGTGATTTCACAACTGCTACAGTGAATACCAATAAGCCTAAGGTACGTTTTAATCCAGATGAGGCAGTATGTGACTTGAGTACAGGTATTAAAGTAGAAATGACTTCTACTGTACCAACAGCTGCAGATTATGAATTATCGTACACGATCAATAATGGTGCTACTCAAACAGTTACCGTAAGTAGCTTCCCATATTATTTGCCTACTCCAACCATTGGGGTGTATGCTTTAACCGGCTTTAAGTACGATAATAAAGTGAGAGAGGGCGTAGTGGATGTCACCGAATTTGAGGTCTTTGAAACACCGACAGCTGCTTTAGCAGGAGATGACCAGAGTCATCAGGGACTTTCGCAAACCACTCTTGAAGCAAATACTCCTGTAGTTGGTTATGGACAATGGAGTATTGTGAGTGGAACAGGTGGATCCTTAGTAGATCCTACAGATCCAATGACTGTATTTAATGGTACCAATGGTTCGTCCTATTTATTAAGATGGACGATCACCAATGGCGATTGTCAGTCGGTAGATGAGGTAGCTATCGCATTCCCCATATTACCTCCACATCAATGGCAAGGAGCTATAAGTGACGATTGGTTTACTGCCGGTAACTGGACAGATGGTGTGGTTCCTGATGGTGTTGCGGATATTACCATTGCCAATGCTGGAAATGAACCTGTTATTCGAAGTGGAGCTATTGCCTATGTAAATAACCTGACCATTGAAGCAGATGCTTCCTTGACCTTGGAACCGGGAGCACGTATGACCATTAATGGTGATTTAATTACCAATGATCAGCTTACTGTAAAAAATACGGTGGATGCGCCAGTATCTCTTATTGTGAACGGAACGGTAAGTGGAGAAAGTAATTATGAGTGGGATGGAATGACAAAGTTAGGATGGTGGTATATTGCCCATCCTGTATCTGGTGTAACTGAAAGTGATTATGACAATTCGTATGGGGTTGGAAGATATGCTATGAATCGATATTCAAAAGATAGTTGGTTTCGAGTAGCAGGTTATGTTAGTTCAGATGATATATATGATTTTAGTTCAGATCCAGATCCTGACGCTCAATTAGAAGGATATGATTTGTACCCTGCAGAGGATGTTCCTTTGAAATATGCAGGTGTTTTAAATAATGAAGATTATTCCCGCACCTATACTAAAGCTCAGTGGTGGCTTGTTGCAAATCCTTATCCATCATATATAGACGTGGAGGATGCCGGATTTGATATGGGTAATTTTAGAAAGACGGTGTATATACGTAAAAGTGATAATTCTGTATCAGCCTACAATGTATTGAATGGTGTGGGTATCAATGAAGGTTCAAGATATATCTCTCCAGGTCAGAGTGTTTGGATGAGAACGCATAGTGCCACGGACTATGTTAATATTTCAACCACTACTAGGGTACATGAAACGGGAGGATATGGTTTGAAGAGTGGTAGTGAAGAAGGAAATGATAGAGTTAGATTACAGCTTCAAAGTGATTATGGTACTGATGAAACAGTCGTCATATTTAATGAAAATGGGTCCGAGTTCTTTACCGCCTATGATTCAGAGAAGTTATTCAATAGTGGTAATATTGCCAATATATATAGTAATAAGGATGGTAAGGAAATCGCTATTAATTCATTACCTGAGTTAGAATCGGGTATGGTGATTCCTTTGTCTTACAAGGTTGAAGAAGACGGGTTGAGTGATTTTACCATTAGAGCTACAAATTTAAATAGCTTCATTCCTGAAGTAGATGTGTACTTGGAGGACAAAGTGGAAGGGCTTTCTGTTAACTTGCGTGAAACACCTGAATATACTTTTATGCCTTTGACTACTAGTGCCAGTGATCGTTTTGAATTAAGGTTTGTAGAATCAGTATCTACAGGTATAGAAAGTGCTGAGGCTGAGATCTTACAGAGTAATGTCACTATTTATGCGGTGAATCAAAAGGCTTATGTGAAGGTTTCAGAAGAGCTTTTAATGGCCAATGATCGTGTGATTGAGGTGTATAATCTTTCTGGACAACTGAAGGCTCAGCATGAGTTGAATTCCACTAAAACGGTGTTCGATTTACCTGATAGTAAAACAATGTATATTATCAAAGTGAGTATCGATCAATCATCATATCAGGAAAAAGTGATCGCTTTTTAA